A section of the Entelurus aequoreus isolate RoL-2023_Sb linkage group LG21, RoL_Eaeq_v1.1, whole genome shotgun sequence genome encodes:
- the LOC133638900 gene encoding prosaposin-like produces MTSITFALFLLAGLQGCALTFNGDAFQDTQDTALVAGSPCDDCTQIVNLLVDLLSNADLQRKITEGIGNLCNHLPGKASVIELCKQEVDKILPMAISFITVVAKPQDMCRIIGLCGSNDKQEMLSYSVSEALQAAAVTGDDVSGARPTTSCAFCISFIKTLDSLLPKDRTEEAIVKLLEDICRILPKSYRGQCEMVIGRFGKTVMDAILSYATPQAICALMRQCQSQEGPLIDPCTVPTYRCRDLPTSLKCGTLFYCQTFVWKPLSSNTM; encoded by the exons ATGACCTCCATCACCTTTGCATTGTTTCTCCTTGCTGGTCTCCAAGGCTGCG CTCTGACCTTTAATGGTGATGCCTTTCAAGACACACAGGACACAGCGCTGGTG GCTGGCAGCCCGTGTGACGACTGCACCCAAATAGTGAACCTCCTTGTTGACCTGCTTTCCAACGCAGACCTCCAG aGAAAGATCACAGAGGGCATTGGCAACCTATGTAACCACCTGCCTGGGAAAGCTAGCGTGATTGAACTCTGCAAGCAGGAGGTGGACAAAATCCTGCCGATGGCCATCAGCTTCATCACCGTTGTAGCG AAGCCGCAGGACATGTGCAGAATCATTGGCCTGTGCGGCTCCAACGACAAGCAGGAAATGCTCAGCTACTCAGTCAGCGAGGCCCTGCAGGCGGCGGCCGTGACGGGTGACGACGTGAGCGGG GCGAGGCCCACTACGTCATGCGCCTTCTGCATCTCCTTCATCAAGACATTGGACAGCTTGCTGCCCAAAGACAGGACTGAG GAGGCTATAGTGAAACTGCTGGAGGACATTTGTCGCATTCTCCCCAAGTCTTACCGCGGTCAGTGCGAGATGGTCATCGGCAGGTTCGGCAAGACGGTGATGGACGCCATCCTGAGCTACGCCACCCCGCAGGCCATCTGCGCCCTCATGCGCCAGTGCCAGAGTCAGGAGGGTCCCCTCATCG ACCCCTGCACGGTGCCAACATACCGGTGCAGAGACCTGCCGACCTCTCTCAAGTGTGGA ACTCTCTTCTACTGTCAGACATTTGTCTGGAAGCCCCTCAGCTCCAACACAATGTGA